A window from Streptomyces subrutilus encodes these proteins:
- a CDS encoding phospholipase: MRRRLVPVLAAAAAAVLALATPASAVPADKPQVLSGWTQTSAASYGSWVAARGSQGSWSAYGFDWSTDYCSSSPDNPFGFPFQTSCARHDFGYRNYKAAGAFPANKSRLDDAFYADLKRVCAQYSGAKKVSCDGTAWTYYQAVKALGVSPESSLVG, encoded by the coding sequence ATGCGTCGTCGCCTCGTCCCCGTCCTCGCCGCCGCCGCGGCCGCGGTCCTCGCCCTCGCCACGCCCGCGTCCGCCGTCCCCGCGGACAAGCCCCAGGTGCTCAGCGGCTGGACGCAGACCAGCGCGGCCAGCTACGGCTCCTGGGTGGCGGCGCGCGGGAGCCAGGGCAGCTGGTCGGCGTACGGCTTCGACTGGTCGACCGACTACTGCTCCAGCTCGCCCGACAACCCGTTCGGCTTCCCGTTCCAGACGTCCTGCGCCCGCCACGACTTCGGGTACCGCAACTACAAGGCCGCCGGGGCCTTCCCGGCCAACAAGTCCAGGCTGGACGACGCCTTCTACGCGGACCTCAAGCGGGTCTGCGCCCAGTACTCGGGGGCGAAGAAGGTCTCCTGCGACGGGACGGCGTGGACCTACTACCAGGCCGTGAAGGCCCTCGGCGTGTCCCCGGAGAGCTCCCTGGTCGGCTGA
- a CDS encoding MIP/aquaporin family protein — protein MAERLKRSGLIGELSAEFAGTMILILFGCGVVAQVAAGGALTDPAGGLGNHDSIAWAWGLGVTLGVYVAARLSGAHLNPAVTVALAAFRGFPWRKVAPYALAQTAGAFVAALLVRWNYTEALAKADPGHTIKTQTVFSTLPANGNPNLPVTEWGALRDQIIGTAILLLLIMAVTDLLNTPPGANLAPFIVGLIVVAIGMAWGTNAGYAINPARDFGPRLASFLTGYGGAWRDQYGNFYFWVPIIGPLIGGLLGAGLYKFFIGRFLPTAEPEPAGRIPAPDKS, from the coding sequence ATGGCTGAGCGGCTCAAAAGGTCGGGGCTGATCGGCGAACTCTCGGCCGAATTCGCCGGCACCATGATCCTCATCCTCTTCGGTTGCGGCGTGGTGGCCCAAGTGGCCGCCGGCGGAGCCCTCACGGACCCGGCGGGCGGCCTCGGAAACCACGACAGCATCGCCTGGGCCTGGGGCCTGGGCGTCACCCTGGGCGTCTACGTCGCGGCGAGGCTGAGCGGAGCCCACCTCAACCCCGCGGTCACCGTCGCCCTGGCCGCGTTCAGAGGCTTCCCGTGGCGCAAGGTGGCCCCCTACGCGCTGGCCCAGACGGCCGGCGCCTTCGTGGCGGCCCTGCTCGTCCGCTGGAACTACACCGAAGCCCTGGCTAAGGCCGACCCGGGACACACCATCAAGACGCAGACCGTCTTCTCCACCCTCCCGGCCAACGGCAACCCCAACCTGCCGGTCACCGAATGGGGAGCCCTGCGCGACCAGATCATCGGCACCGCCATCCTGCTCCTGTTGATCATGGCGGTCACCGACCTGCTCAACACGCCCCCCGGCGCCAACCTGGCCCCGTTCATCGTGGGCCTCATCGTCGTCGCGATCGGCATGGCCTGGGGCACCAACGCCGGCTACGCCATCAACCCGGCCCGCGACTTCGGCCCCCGACTGGCCAGCTTCCTCACCGGCTACGGCGGGGCATGGCGCGACCAGTACGGGAACTTCTACTTCTGGGTCCCCATCATCGGCCCGCTGATCGGCGGCCTGCTGGGAGCGGGACTGTACAAGTTCTTCATCGGCCGGTTCCTGCCGACCGCCGAACCGGAGCCCGCCGGACGCATCCCGGCCCCGGACAAGAGCTGA
- a CDS encoding TetR/AcrR family transcriptional regulator: MPTQTPRPLRADAVRNVEKIVRAARHVYAEQGPDAGLDEIARRAGVGIATLFRRFPDKAALLRAVLEQQFTHEVLPAIERALADEDPRRGLGAVIEAALTSAADEHHVLTAARTAGIFTTETSARFFDALDPLVTRGQQAGVIRTDLVPDDLKRIMGMLVSVLWTMDPSEGGWRRYVTLVLDGLTPAAATPLPNPAPPLLRRRQS, from the coding sequence GTGCCCACCCAAACCCCCAGGCCGCTGCGCGCAGACGCGGTGCGCAACGTCGAGAAGATCGTCAGGGCGGCACGCCACGTCTACGCCGAACAGGGCCCCGACGCCGGCCTCGACGAGATCGCCCGACGCGCCGGCGTGGGCATCGCGACGCTCTTCCGCCGCTTCCCGGACAAGGCCGCCCTCCTGCGCGCGGTCCTGGAGCAGCAGTTCACCCACGAGGTCCTGCCCGCCATCGAGCGCGCACTCGCCGACGAGGACCCGCGCCGCGGCCTCGGCGCCGTCATCGAGGCCGCCCTGACCTCGGCCGCCGACGAACACCACGTACTGACCGCCGCGCGCACCGCCGGCATCTTCACCACGGAGACCAGCGCCCGCTTCTTCGACGCGCTCGACCCCCTGGTCACCCGCGGCCAGCAGGCCGGGGTGATCCGCACGGACCTCGTCCCCGACGACCTGAAGCGCATCATGGGCATGCTCGTCAGCGTGCTGTGGACCATGGACCCGTCCGAGGGCGGCTGGCGGCGCTACGTGACCCTGGTCCTCGACGGCCTGACCCCCGCCGCGGCCACCCCCCTGCCCAACCCCGCCCCGCCCCTGCTCCGCAGACGCCAGAGCTAG
- a CDS encoding glycerol-3-phosphate dehydrogenase/oxidase yields the protein MADPAALSPEARTRALARMAEGELDVLVVGGGVVGAGAALDAATRGLRTGLVEARDWASGTSSRSSKLIHGGLRYLEMLDFRLVAEALKERGLLLQTLAPHLVRPVPFLYPLQHRLWERPYVGAGVLLYDTMAAASGTSSGLPHHRHLLKRRALHEAPALRSDALVGAIQYWDAQVDDARHTMFLARTAAAYGALAANRTRVGSFLRQGERVVGAVLTDLETGEETRVRARQVINATGVWTDDTQALAGTRGQFHVRASKGVHLLVPRDRINSRTGLILRTEKSVLFVIPWGRHWIIGTTDTDWTLDKAHPALSSQDVGYLLDHVNSVLATPLAPEDVEGVYAGLRPLLSGEAAETSKLSREHLVAHPVPGLVVVAGGKYTTYRVMAKDAVDEAARALDEKVPDCTTQRVPLLGADGYPALWNSRHHLARRSGLHVARIEHLLNRYGSLVHELLALVEADPALGEPLPSSDDYLRVEAVYAVTHEGARHLEDVLARRTRISIESWDRGVDAARTVAELMAPHLGWDRARQDREVDHYTKRVAAEREAQQQPDDRTADAARLGAPDITPTH from the coding sequence ATGGCCGACCCGGCCGCCCTCTCACCCGAAGCACGCACCCGCGCCCTCGCCCGGATGGCCGAGGGCGAACTCGACGTCCTCGTCGTCGGAGGCGGCGTCGTCGGCGCCGGAGCAGCCCTGGACGCCGCCACCCGCGGCCTGCGCACCGGCCTCGTCGAAGCCCGCGACTGGGCCTCGGGCACCTCCAGCCGCTCCAGCAAACTCATCCACGGCGGCCTGCGCTACCTCGAAATGCTCGACTTCCGCCTCGTCGCCGAAGCCCTCAAGGAACGCGGCCTCCTCCTCCAGACCCTCGCCCCCCACCTGGTCCGCCCCGTCCCCTTCCTCTACCCCCTCCAACACCGCCTGTGGGAACGCCCCTACGTCGGCGCCGGCGTCCTGCTCTACGACACCATGGCCGCCGCCTCCGGCACCTCCAGCGGCCTGCCCCACCACCGCCACCTCCTCAAACGCCGCGCCCTGCACGAAGCCCCCGCCCTGCGCTCCGACGCCCTGGTCGGCGCCATCCAGTACTGGGACGCCCAGGTCGACGACGCCCGCCACACCATGTTCCTGGCCCGCACGGCCGCCGCGTACGGAGCCCTGGCCGCCAACCGCACCCGCGTCGGCAGCTTCCTGCGCCAGGGCGAACGCGTCGTCGGAGCCGTCCTGACCGACCTGGAGACCGGCGAGGAGACCCGGGTCCGCGCCCGGCAGGTCATCAACGCCACCGGCGTGTGGACCGACGACACCCAGGCCCTCGCCGGCACCCGCGGCCAGTTCCACGTCCGCGCCTCCAAGGGCGTCCACCTCCTCGTCCCCCGCGACCGCATCAACTCCCGCACCGGACTGATCCTGCGCACCGAGAAGAGCGTCCTGTTCGTCATCCCCTGGGGACGCCACTGGATCATCGGCACCACCGACACCGACTGGACCCTCGACAAGGCCCACCCCGCCCTCAGCTCCCAGGACGTCGGCTACCTCCTGGACCACGTCAACAGCGTCCTGGCCACCCCCCTGGCCCCCGAGGACGTCGAAGGCGTCTACGCCGGCCTGCGCCCCCTGCTGTCCGGCGAGGCCGCCGAGACCAGCAAGCTCTCCCGCGAACACCTGGTCGCCCACCCCGTCCCCGGCCTCGTCGTCGTCGCCGGCGGCAAGTACACGACCTACCGGGTCATGGCCAAGGACGCCGTCGACGAAGCCGCCCGCGCCCTGGACGAGAAGGTCCCCGACTGCACCACCCAGCGCGTCCCGCTGCTCGGCGCCGACGGCTACCCGGCCCTGTGGAACTCCCGCCACCACCTCGCCCGCCGCTCCGGCCTGCACGTGGCCCGCATCGAGCACCTCCTCAACCGCTACGGTTCCCTGGTCCACGAACTCCTCGCCCTCGTCGAGGCCGACCCCGCGCTCGGCGAACCGCTGCCCAGCTCCGACGACTACCTGCGCGTCGAGGCCGTCTACGCGGTCACCCACGAGGGAGCCCGCCACCTGGAGGACGTCCTGGCCCGCCGCACCCGCATCTCCATCGAGTCCTGGGACCGCGGCGTGGACGCCGCCCGCACCGTCGCCGAACTGATGGCCCCCCACCTCGGCTGGGACCGCGCCCGCCAGGACCGCGAGGTCGACCACTACACGAAACGCGTCGCCGCCGAACGCGAAGCCCAGCAGCAACCCGACGACCGCACCGCGGACGCGGCCCGCCTGGGCGCCCCCGACATCACCCCGACCCACTGA
- the glpK gene encoding glycerol kinase GlpK encodes MADFVGAVDQGTTSTRFMIFDHAGNEVAKHQLEHSQILPRSGWVEHDPVEIWERTNSVMQNALRHGNLSASDLAAIGITNQRETTVVWDPRTGRPYYNAIVWQDTRTDSIAAALDRSGQGDVIRRKAGLPPATYFSGGKIQWILENVDGVREAAEAGHALFGNTDCWVLWNLTGGPDGGMHATDVTNASRTMLMNLETLDWDEELLGFFGVPRAMLPTINPSSHPDAYGQTRTSRPLRAAIPITGVLGDQQAATVGQVCYAPGEAKNTYGTGNFLVLNTGTELVRSQHGLLTTVAYQFAGQPVVYALEGSIAVTGSAIQWLRDQLKIIGQAAESERLARTVEDSGGIYFVPAFSGLFAPYWRSDARGAIVGLARYHDSGHLARAALEAICYQSRDVVEAMEQDSGVHLDVLKVDGGVTANDLCMQIQADVLGVPVSRPVVAETTALGAAYAAGLATGFWRDTDELRTHWQESKRWEPQWSEEQRAEGYAGWKKAVERTLDWTEVA; translated from the coding sequence ATGGCTGACTTCGTCGGCGCAGTGGACCAGGGGACCACCAGCACCCGTTTCATGATCTTCGACCACGCCGGCAACGAGGTGGCGAAGCACCAGCTGGAACACTCCCAGATCCTCCCCCGCTCCGGATGGGTCGAGCACGACCCCGTCGAGATCTGGGAACGCACCAACTCCGTGATGCAAAACGCCCTCCGGCACGGAAACCTCTCCGCGTCCGACCTCGCGGCCATCGGCATCACCAACCAGCGCGAGACCACCGTCGTCTGGGACCCGCGCACCGGCCGCCCCTACTACAACGCCATCGTCTGGCAGGACACCCGCACCGACTCCATCGCCGCGGCCCTGGACCGCTCGGGCCAAGGCGACGTCATCCGCCGCAAGGCCGGACTGCCCCCCGCCACCTACTTCTCCGGCGGCAAGATCCAATGGATCCTGGAGAACGTCGACGGCGTCCGCGAAGCCGCCGAAGCGGGCCACGCCCTCTTCGGCAACACCGACTGCTGGGTGCTGTGGAACCTCACCGGCGGCCCCGACGGCGGCATGCACGCCACCGACGTGACCAACGCCAGCCGCACCATGCTGATGAACCTCGAAACCCTCGACTGGGACGAGGAACTCCTCGGCTTCTTCGGCGTCCCCCGGGCCATGCTGCCCACCATCAACCCCTCCTCCCACCCCGACGCCTACGGCCAGACCCGCACCTCCCGCCCCCTGCGCGCCGCCATCCCCATCACCGGCGTCCTCGGCGACCAGCAGGCCGCCACCGTCGGACAGGTCTGCTACGCACCCGGCGAAGCCAAGAACACCTACGGCACCGGCAACTTCCTCGTCCTGAACACCGGCACCGAACTGGTCCGCTCCCAGCACGGACTGCTGACCACCGTCGCCTACCAGTTCGCCGGCCAGCCCGTCGTCTACGCCCTGGAAGGCTCCATCGCCGTCACCGGCTCCGCCATCCAGTGGCTCCGCGACCAGCTGAAGATCATCGGCCAGGCCGCCGAGAGCGAACGCCTCGCCCGCACCGTCGAGGACAGCGGCGGCATCTACTTCGTCCCCGCCTTCTCCGGCCTGTTCGCCCCGTACTGGCGCTCCGACGCCCGCGGCGCCATCGTCGGCCTCGCCCGCTACCACGACAGCGGCCACCTGGCCCGAGCCGCGCTGGAAGCCATCTGCTACCAGAGCCGCGACGTCGTCGAGGCCATGGAACAGGACTCCGGCGTCCACCTCGACGTCCTCAAGGTCGACGGCGGCGTCACCGCCAACGACCTGTGCATGCAGATCCAGGCCGACGTCCTGGGCGTCCCCGTCAGCCGCCCCGTCGTCGCCGAGACCACCGCCCTGGGCGCCGCCTACGCCGCCGGCCTGGCCACCGGCTTCTGGCGCGACACCGACGAACTGCGCACCCACTGGCAGGAGTCCAAGCGCTGGGAACCCCAGTGGTCCGAGGAACAGCGCGCCGAGGGATACGCCGGCTGGAAGAAGGCGGTGGAACGCACCCTCGACTGGACCGAGGTCGCCTGA
- a CDS encoding MFS transporter, whose amino-acid sequence MPQPPAAPRTGKVIATLALAGVTAAVMQTLVTPLLADMSTILHTSSSNAAWVVTATLLVAGVCVPISGRLGDMLGKRRMLLACSIPLIGGSVVCALSGSVVPMIVGRGLQGIGMGMIPLGIALLRDVVPAEKLSSSIALVSASMGIGGGIGLPVAAAVAQYADWRFLFWGAAALAGVVAAMIVAFVPEVPAAARGQRFDAVGALGLAVGLVCLLLGVSKGADWGWGSPVVLGLLAGAVVVLAAWGWYEWRTTDPLVDLRTTIRPRVLLTNLASVFIGFGMYASMLVVPQLLQFPEATGYGLGQSMLAAGLWMLPGGLMMMVVSPLGGRLTNARGPKVTLVCGALVLALGYGTALLLSGTAFGLMCAAMVINSGVALAYGAMPALIMGAVPLAETGAANGFNTLMRSLGTSVGAAVVGVVLAQMTTTVGGHTFTSENGFRTGLLLGGCLALVSAAVAAAIPAARPERPAPRDPAGPAAQSAHAPAAT is encoded by the coding sequence ATGCCACAGCCGCCCGCGGCTCCCCGTACCGGCAAAGTGATCGCGACCCTGGCCCTCGCGGGGGTCACCGCGGCCGTCATGCAGACCCTGGTCACTCCCCTGCTGGCCGACATGTCGACGATCCTGCACACCTCTTCCTCCAACGCCGCCTGGGTCGTCACCGCCACCCTCCTCGTCGCGGGGGTGTGCGTCCCCATCAGCGGGCGGCTGGGCGACATGCTCGGCAAGCGCCGCATGCTCCTGGCGTGTTCGATACCGCTGATCGGCGGATCCGTGGTGTGCGCGCTGTCGGGCAGCGTCGTCCCGATGATCGTCGGACGCGGCCTGCAGGGCATCGGCATGGGCATGATCCCCCTGGGCATCGCCCTGCTGCGCGACGTGGTCCCCGCCGAGAAGCTCAGCTCCTCCATCGCCCTGGTGAGCGCCTCCATGGGCATCGGCGGCGGCATCGGGCTCCCCGTCGCCGCGGCCGTCGCGCAGTACGCCGACTGGCGCTTCCTGTTCTGGGGGGCGGCCGCGCTGGCCGGCGTCGTCGCCGCCATGATCGTGGCGTTCGTCCCGGAGGTCCCGGCGGCCGCCAGGGGTCAGCGGTTCGACGCCGTCGGGGCGCTGGGGCTGGCCGTGGGCCTGGTGTGCCTGCTGCTCGGGGTGTCCAAGGGCGCGGACTGGGGCTGGGGTTCGCCCGTCGTCCTCGGCCTGCTCGCCGGCGCCGTCGTGGTGCTGGCCGCCTGGGGCTGGTACGAGTGGCGCACCACCGACCCGCTGGTCGACCTGCGCACCACCATCCGTCCGCGGGTCCTGCTGACCAACCTCGCGTCGGTGTTCATCGGCTTCGGCATGTACGCCAGCATGCTGGTGGTCCCGCAACTGCTCCAGTTCCCCGAGGCCACCGGCTACGGCCTGGGGCAGTCGATGCTGGCGGCGGGCCTGTGGATGCTCCCCGGCGGTCTGATGATGATGGTCGTCTCGCCCCTGGGGGGCAGGCTGACCAACGCGCGCGGTCCGAAGGTCACGCTGGTCTGCGGGGCGCTCGTGCTGGCCCTGGGCTACGGCACGGCGCTGCTGCTGTCGGGCACGGCCTTCGGGCTGATGTGCGCCGCGATGGTCATCAACAGCGGTGTCGCCCTCGCCTACGGCGCCATGCCCGCCCTGATCATGGGTGCGGTGCCGCTCGCGGAGACCGGTGCGGCCAACGGCTTCAACACGCTCATGCGGTCCCTGGGCACCTCGGTGGGCGCCGCCGTCGTCGGTGTGGTCCTGGCGCAGATGACCACCACGGTCGGCGGCCACACCTTCACCTCCGAGAACGGCTTCCGCACCGGACTGCTGCTGGGCGGCTGCCTCGCCCTGGTCTCCGCGGCCGTCGCGGCCGCCATCCCCGCCGCCCGGCCGGAGCGGCCGGCGCCGCGGGACCCGGCGGGGCCTGCGGCACAGAGCGCGCACGCGCCTGCGGCCACATAG
- a CDS encoding FAD-dependent oxidoreductase yields the protein MPTHVTIIGAGLGGLTLARVLHVHGIPATVYEAEPSPTARAQGGMLDIHDHNGQPALRAAGLTDEFRALVLEGRQALRILDRDATVLLDEPDDAEGGRPEVQRGELRRILLDSLPAGTVRWGHKARSVRALGEGRHEVAFTNGATATTRLLVGADGAWSRVRPLLSAATPEYVGTSFVETYLLDSDTRHPASAKAVGGGSLLALAPGRGIQAHRETGGTLHTYVALSKPREWFTRIDFTDPAAATARIAEEFAGWAPELTALITDGESAPVLRPLHTLPGEHRWHRVPGVTLLGDAAHLMIPSGEGANLAMYDGAELGLALAAHPDDVEAALTAYERDLFPRSAAEAAEAVRLHERMYGDDAPHGLVRMFTDTGDEQTA from the coding sequence ATGCCCACGCACGTCACGATCATCGGAGCCGGCCTCGGCGGCCTCACCCTCGCCCGCGTCCTGCACGTCCACGGAATCCCGGCCACGGTCTACGAGGCCGAACCCTCCCCGACCGCCCGCGCCCAGGGCGGGATGCTCGACATCCACGACCACAACGGCCAGCCGGCCCTGCGCGCGGCCGGCCTGACCGACGAGTTCCGCGCCCTGGTCCTGGAGGGCCGCCAGGCCCTGCGCATCCTCGACCGCGACGCCACCGTCCTGCTCGACGAACCCGACGACGCCGAGGGCGGCCGCCCCGAGGTGCAGCGCGGCGAACTGCGCCGGATCCTCCTCGACTCCCTCCCGGCCGGCACCGTCCGCTGGGGCCACAAGGCCCGATCCGTCCGCGCCCTCGGCGAAGGCCGCCACGAGGTGGCCTTCACCAACGGCGCCACCGCCACCACGCGACTGCTGGTAGGCGCCGACGGCGCGTGGTCACGCGTCCGCCCCCTGCTCTCCGCCGCCACGCCCGAGTACGTCGGCACGTCGTTCGTCGAGACGTACCTGCTCGACAGCGACACGCGGCACCCGGCCAGCGCGAAGGCGGTCGGCGGCGGATCGCTCCTCGCCCTCGCGCCCGGCCGGGGGATCCAGGCCCACCGGGAGACCGGCGGAACCCTCCACACCTACGTGGCGCTCTCCAAGCCGCGGGAATGGTTCACCCGCATCGACTTCACCGACCCCGCCGCGGCCACCGCCCGCATCGCCGAGGAGTTCGCCGGCTGGGCACCGGAACTCACCGCGCTGATCACCGACGGCGAGAGCGCACCCGTCCTGCGCCCCCTCCACACCCTGCCCGGCGAGCACCGCTGGCACCGGGTGCCCGGGGTGACCCTGCTCGGCGACGCCGCCCACCTCATGATCCCGTCCGGCGAGGGAGCCAACCTGGCCATGTACGACGGCGCCGAGCTCGGCCTGGCCCTCGCCGCGCACCCCGACGACGTCGAGGCCGCGCTCACCGCGTACGAGCGGGACCTCTTCCCGCGCAGCGCCGCGGAAGCCGCCGAGGCCGTCCGCCTCCACGAGCGGATGTACGGCGACGACGCGCCCCACGGCCTGGTCCGCATGTTCACCGACACCGGCGACGAGCAGACCGCATGA
- a CDS encoding transglycosylase SLT domain-containing protein, with amino-acid sequence MSHTVIRRIAASKKTLAGAVVALGVAGSMLATVPAQAAPTSAKAIAQQMIKDPAQFAAFNNIVSRESGWNHTATNASSGAYGLVQALPASKMASAGSDWKTNPATQIKWGLDYMNSRYGSPVGAWKFWQNNHWY; translated from the coding sequence GTGTCCCACACCGTCATCCGCCGCATCGCCGCCTCGAAGAAGACCCTCGCGGGTGCCGTCGTCGCCCTCGGTGTCGCCGGTTCCATGCTCGCCACGGTTCCCGCCCAGGCGGCTCCGACGAGCGCCAAGGCGATCGCCCAGCAGATGATCAAGGACCCGGCGCAGTTCGCGGCGTTCAACAACATCGTGTCCCGCGAGAGCGGCTGGAACCACACCGCCACCAACGCCTCCTCGGGCGCCTACGGCCTGGTCCAGGCCCTGCCGGCCTCGAAGATGGCCTCGGCGGGCTCGGACTGGAAGACCAACCCGGCCACCCAGATCAAGTGGGGCCTGGACTACATGAACTCCCGCTACGGCAGCCCCGTCGGCGCCTGGAAGTTCTGGCAGAACAACCACTGGTACTAA
- a CDS encoding TetR/AcrR family transcriptional regulator, with protein sequence MTSPRARRSPRRTEALSRERIVEAAVGLLDAAGEGGLTFRALTERLATGPGAIYWHVANKGELLGAATEAVVAAAVATGPQRTGRAGGTEGAEGAEESGGAAEAAREGIRCVALGLFDAIEEHPWLAPQLAGQLSRNPGGPVAPRIFENIGRQVRALGVPGDSWFTATSALVHYVLGAAGQNAANTASGRALGPDADRAGFLDAVSTAWEGLDAEDYPFTRAVADQVREHDDREQFLAGIDLVLAGITALHLPAGRPGGSPEA encoded by the coding sequence GTGACATCACCACGCGCACGCAGGTCGCCACGGCGGACGGAGGCACTCAGCCGCGAGCGGATCGTCGAGGCGGCCGTCGGGCTGCTCGACGCGGCCGGCGAGGGCGGGCTGACGTTCCGGGCACTGACCGAACGCCTGGCGACGGGGCCCGGGGCGATCTACTGGCACGTGGCGAACAAGGGCGAGCTGCTCGGCGCGGCGACCGAGGCCGTCGTCGCGGCCGCCGTGGCCACCGGCCCGCAGCGCACCGGGCGTGCGGGCGGGACCGAAGGGGCCGAAGGGGCCGAAGAGAGCGGTGGGGCCGCGGAGGCGGCGCGGGAGGGGATCCGCTGCGTCGCGCTCGGCCTGTTCGACGCGATCGAGGAGCACCCGTGGCTCGCCCCGCAGCTCGCCGGCCAGCTCTCCCGCAACCCCGGGGGGCCGGTCGCCCCGCGGATCTTCGAGAACATCGGCCGGCAGGTCCGCGCGCTCGGCGTGCCCGGGGACAGCTGGTTCACGGCGACCTCGGCGCTGGTGCACTACGTGCTCGGCGCGGCCGGCCAGAACGCCGCGAACACCGCGAGCGGGCGCGCCCTGGGTCCCGACGCGGACCGCGCCGGGTTCCTGGACGCGGTGTCGACGGCGTGGGAGGGCCTCGACGCCGAGGACTATCCGTTCACCCGGGCCGTCGCGGACCAGGTGCGCGAGCACGACGACCGCGAGCAGTTCCTCGCCGGGATCGATCTCGTCCTGGCCGGCATCACCGCCCTCCACCTGCCCGCCGGGCGGCCGGGCGGCTCGCCGGAGGCCTGA
- a CDS encoding D-alanine--D-alanine ligase family protein — protein MRIALAHNLRRGDDEGQRGFTSGAEVDELLQSMGLLGHHPVPVEVGGTLDETLDLLRTARPDLVFNLAEGWAGPWRQSFHPALYERLGLPYTGSGPAALGLALDKHLTKLVLSARHIPTPGWVFADDATDLPPLEHLRYPVIVKPNFESCSKGIGPHSLADTARTARALLLETLRDYPAGVLVEEYVPGRDITVPYFTAAGGALTPAETTMPATRAPGGLFDYTLKQDPARWSHLRVPAPLPAALADRARALTRTAVRALGLRDFARADFRLSPDGALHLLEVNGLPGLPAGGASHRAAVLAGLDPATGLAGAVITSAAARLRLPAPPPRPR, from the coding sequence GTGCGCATTGCCCTGGCCCACAACCTGCGGCGCGGCGACGACGAGGGACAGCGGGGCTTCACCTCCGGCGCGGAGGTGGACGAACTGCTGCAGAGCATGGGCCTGCTGGGCCATCACCCGGTGCCCGTGGAGGTCGGCGGCACCCTCGACGAGACCCTCGACCTGCTGCGCACGGCCCGGCCGGACCTGGTGTTCAACCTGGCCGAGGGGTGGGCCGGACCCTGGCGCCAGTCCTTCCACCCGGCCCTCTACGAGCGACTGGGCCTGCCCTACACGGGGTCGGGGCCCGCCGCGCTCGGCCTGGCACTCGACAAGCACCTCACCAAACTCGTCCTGAGCGCCCGTCACATACCCACCCCCGGCTGGGTGTTCGCCGACGACGCGACGGACCTCCCCCCGCTGGAGCACCTGCGGTACCCGGTCATCGTGAAGCCGAACTTCGAGTCCTGCTCCAAGGGCATCGGCCCGCACTCCCTCGCCGACACGGCCCGGACCGCACGCGCCCTCCTCCTGGAGACGCTCCGGGACTACCCGGCCGGGGTCCTGGTGGAGGAGTACGTCCCGGGCCGCGACATCACCGTCCCCTACTTCACGGCCGCCGGCGGCGCCCTGACCCCCGCCGAGACCACCATGCCCGCCACCCGGGCCCCCGGCGGCCTCTTCGACTACACCCTCAAACAGGACCCGGCGCGCTGGAGCCACCTGCGCGTCCCCGCCCCCCTCCCCGCCGCCCTGGCCGACCGGGCCCGCGCCCTGACCCGCACCGCCGTCCGCGCCCTGGGGCTGCGCGACTTCGCCCGCGCCGACTTCCGCCTCTCACCCGACGGCGCGCTGCACCTGCTGGAGGTCAACGGCCTTCCCGGCCTGCCCGCCGGCGGCGCGTCCCACCGGGCCGCGGTCCTGGCCGGCCTGGACCCCGCCACGGGCCTCGCCGGCGCGGTGATCACCTCCGCCGCCGCCCGCCTGCGCCTGCCCGCTCCGCCGCCCCGCCCCCGCTGA